One window of Medicago truncatula cultivar Jemalong A17 chromosome 2, MtrunA17r5.0-ANR, whole genome shotgun sequence genomic DNA carries:
- the LOC11408670 gene encoding histone H2A.6, with amino-acid sequence MAGRGKSLGSSAPKKATSRSSKAGLQFPVGRIARFLKAGKYAERVGAGAPVYLAAVLEYLAAEVLELAGNAARDNKKTRIVPRHIQLAVRNDEELSKLLGDVTIANGGVMPNIHNLLLPKKAGPSKIVDDE; translated from the exons ATGGCGGGTAGAGGCAAATCCCTTGGTTCCAGTGCTCCCAAGAAGGCTACCTCAAGGAGTAGCAAGGCGGGTCTCCAGTTCCCCGTTGGCCGTATCGCTCGTTTCCTCAAAGCCGGAAAATACGCTGAACGTGTTGGTGCTGGTGCTCCTGTTTACCTAGCTGCTGTTCTTGAATATCTCGCTGCTGAG GTTTTGGAATTGGCTGGAAATGCTGCAAGAGACAACAAGAAGACAAGAATTGTGCCAAGACACATTCAATTGGCTGTGAGGAACGATGAAGAATTGAGCAAGCTTCTTGGTGATGTTACCATTGCTAATGGTGGTGTTATGCCCAATATTCACAACTTGTTGCTTCCAAAGAAGGCTGGTCCCTCCaagattgttgatgatgaatga
- the LOC11409476 gene encoding histone H2A.6, whose protein sequence is MAGRGKTLGSGSAKKATSRSSKAGLQFPVGRIARFLKAGKYAERVGAGAPVYLAAVLEYLAAEVLELAGNAARDNKKTRIVPRHIQLAVRNDEELSKLLGDVTIANGGVMPNIHNLLLPKKAGGNNKGADDE, encoded by the exons ATGGCTGGTAGAGGCAAAACCCTAGGTTCCGGTTCTGCTAAAAAAGCCACCTCAAGAAGCAGCAAAGCTGGTCTTCAATTCCCCGTTGGCCGTATCGCTCGTTTCCTCAAAGCCGGAAAATACGCTGAACGTGTTGGTGCTGGTGCTCCTGTTTACCTCGCCGCTGTTCTTGAATATCTCGCCGCTGAG GTTTTGGAATTGGCTGGAAATGCTGCAAGAGACAACAAGAAGACAAGAATTGTGCCAAGACACATTCAATTGGCTGTGAGGAACGATGAAGAATTGAGCAAGCTTCTTGGTGATGTTACTATTGCTAATGGTGGTGTTATGCCAAATATTCACAACTTGTTGCTTCCAAAGAAAGCTGGTGGTAACAACAAGGGtgctgatgatgaatga
- the LOC11407115 gene encoding formin-like protein 5 yields MVIIQQYMGVIKCTFCIVLVLNIVAAISIEEHKETDEEFISQLFDPASGLLDEDTAEMLWITCKEDLIHLRKDIGDLGLCIPKESPSSTNEIRSIPKEDIQKLISTCNPHLKQNFLNCLRKNDAYVGSVSSRRYLRHVSPRHLGEKKDKKKKSKKDKSSDHKKTVMHAIAITALVTFIFAAFLFLCCCGSGRVRQTDERPLLSMSKSDYSVGSSSNNNPSKNSLNEEKHGVQSISNAFVDEKKNAMQEDAPRPSFDLKPPPGRAGNGIPPLKPPPGRSDPLSTEPQSDKTSDFAVKTPPPPPPPSSGAIPPTPPKPSGGGPPPPPPPKPGNGGPKPPPPPPPGAKPGGPRPPPPPKSGVRAPPPFGQKGPRPLGSKVQEKAVVGSEGEGDSHKTKLKPFFWDKVQANSDQTMVWNQLKAGSFQFNEEMMESLFGYTQQNDKLKGGHRKESSLRDTPQYIQIIDSKKAQNLSILLRALNVTLEEVRDALLEGNELPPEFLQTLMKMAPTSEEELKLRLFSGGLAQLGPADRFLKSLVEIPFAFKRMDALLYMSTLQEELATTRESFSTLEVASKELRNSRLFLKLLEAVLKTGNRMNDGTFRGGALAFKLDTLLKLSDVKGVDGKITLLHFVVQEIIRTEGLRSARVIKESSSFSSIKTEDLLEDFNHESEDHYRELGLQVVSRLSSELENVKKAAALDADGLTGTTARLGHGLIKTRDFIKKEMVDNLDGDKGFYETVKGFVEHAEADVTNLLEEEKKIMALVKSTGDYFHGSAGRDEGLRLFVIVRDFLIMLDKVCKEIQKAPKKPITKNVKQDKDTASSRGSSKPETRRPPPSDFRERMFPAVVDRRVDDFSSDDDSP; encoded by the exons ATGGTAATAATTCAACAGTATATGGGTGTCATAAAGTGTACTTTTTGCATTGTTCTGGTTCTCAATATTGTAGCAGCTATAAGCATTGAAGAACACAAGGAAACAGATGAAGAATTCATTAGCCAACTATTTGATCCTGCATCTGGACTATTGGATGAGGATACG GCAGAGATGCTATGGATTACTTGCAAGGaagatttgattcatttaaGGAAAGATATTGGAGATCTTGGCTTATGCATACCAAAGGAATCACCAAGTAGTACCAATGAAATCAGATCAATACCAAAAGAAGACATACAAAAATTGATTAGTACTTGCAATCcacatttgaaacaaaattttcttaacTGTTTGAGAAAAAACGATGCTTATGTGGGATCGGTTTCATCCAGAAGATATCTACGTCATGTTTCGCCTCGACACTTAGGagaaaaaaaagacaagaaaaagaAGTCGAAAAAAGACAAGAGTAGTGATCACAAGAAAACTGTTATGCATGCCATAGCTATAACTGCATTGGTGACATTTATATTTGCAGCATTTCTCTTTTTATGTTGTTGTGGAAGTGGTAGAGTTAGACAAACTGATGAAAGGCCACTTCTCAGCATGAGCAAGAGTGATTACTCTGTTg GTTCTTCTTCAAATAATAACCCTTCAAAAAATTCACTAAATGAGGAGAAACATGGTGTTCAATCAATAAGTAATGCTTTTGTTGATGAAAAAAAGAATGCAATGCAAGAAGATGCTCCAAGACCATCATTTGACCTGAAACCTCCACCTGGTAGGGCAGGAAATGGTATTCCACCTTTGAAACCTCCTCCTGGAAGATCTGATCCTCTTTCAACTGAACCACAGTCAGATAAGACTTCTGATTTTGCCGTTAAAACTCCTCCGCCCCCTCCACCTCCTAGCAGTGGTGCCATTCCTCCCACACCACCGAAGCCTAGTGGTGGCGGTCCTCCTCCACCTCCACCACCGAAACCTGGAAATGGTGGTCCTAAgcctcctccaccaccaccacctggTGCGAAACCAGGTGGTCCTCGTCCACCACCGCCTCCTAAGAGTGGTGTAAGAGCTCCTCCGCCATTTGGCCAAAAGGGTCCTAGACCTTTAGGATCAAAAGTTCAAGAAAAGGCTGTTGTTGGTTCAGAAGGTGAAGGTGATAGTCATAAAACTAAGTTAAAGCCTTTTTTTTGGGACAAGGTTCAAGCAAACTCAGATCAAACTATGGTTTGGAATCAACTCAAAGCAGGATCATTCCA GTTTAATGAAGAAATGATGGAATCTCTTTTTGGATATACTCAACAGAATGATAAACTCAAAGGTGGACATAGGAAAGAGTCTTCCTTACGTGATACACCTCAGTATATCCAAATCATTGACTCAAAGAAAGCACAAAATTTATCAATTCTCTTGCGAGCATTAAATGTGACACTAGAAGAAGTTCGTGATGCACTACTTGAAG GAAATGAGCTCCCACCAGAATTCCTTCAAACCCTGATGAAGATGGCACCAACTTCAGAGGAAGAACTAAAACTTAGACTTTTCAGTGGTGGTCTTGCTCAACTGGGTCCGGCTGATCGGTTCCTGAAATCTCTGGTTGAGATTCCATTTGCTTTTAAACGAATGGATGCATTGCTTTACATGAGTACTCTTCAAGAAGAACTCGCCACTACCCGAGAGTCTTTCTCAACTTTAGAG GTTGCTAGTAAGGAACTAAGAAACAGTAGACTATTCCTCAAGCTTCTTGAAGCTGTTCTTAAAACAGGAAACCGAATGAACGATGGAACATTTCGAGGAGGTGCACTTGCATTCAAACTTGATACACTATTAAAACTATCTGATGTAAAAGGAGTAGATGGAAAAATCACACTCTTACACTTTGTTGTTCAAGAGATAATCCGAACCGAAGGATTAAGATCAGCCCGAGTGATAAAAGAGAGCAGTAGTTTCTCTAGTATAAAAACCGAGGACCTTCTTGAAGACTTTAATCATGAATCGGAAGACCATTACCGCGAACTTGGTCTTCAAGTTGTTTCGCGTTTGAGCAGTGAGCTTGAGAATGTGAAGAAAGCAGCAGCATTAGATGCTGATGGTTTAACAGGAACAACAGCTAGATTAGGCCATGGTCTTATAAAAACAAgagatttcataaaaaaagagATGGTGGACAATTTAGACGGTGATAAGGGGTTTTACGAGACTGTTAAGGGTTTTGTCGAGCATGCTGAGGCTGATGTCACAAATTTGttagaagaagagaagaaaatcaTGGCTCTTGTGAAGAGTACTGGTGATTATTTTCATGGGAGTGCAGGAAGAGATGAAGGGTTAAGATTGTTTGTAATAGTACGTGATTTCTTAATAATGTTGGATAAGGTGTGCAAAGAGATTCAAAAAGCACCAAAGAAACCAATAACAAAGAATGTGAAACAAGATAAAGATACTGCTAGTTCTAGAGGTTCATCAAAGCCAGAAACTCGTCGTCCACCGCCGTCAGATTTTCGCGAGCGAATGTTTCCAGCAGTGGTAGATAGGAGAGTGGATGATTTTAGTTCAGATGATGACAGTCCATAG
- the LOC11405868 gene encoding pentatricopeptide repeat-containing protein At5g40410, mitochondrial, translated as MIAIKDVVAWTTMINANAMHGNGKEALFLFEKMLLSMVKPDSVTFICVLSSCSHSRLVEEGVQIFNSMSKDHLVEPNAIHYSCVVDIYSRAGRLNEAYEFIQRMPMGPTAGAWKSLLAGCRVYKNVELAKISAKKLFEIEPSRSRDYVALCNILVTAKLWSEASKIRMFMKESGITKTPGCSWLHVGNRVHNFVAGDKSNMENDKI; from the coding sequence ATGATTGCTATAAAAGATGTTGTTGCTTGGACCACAATGATCAATGCAAATGCGATGCACGGGAATGGAAAAGAAGCACTCTTTCTCTTTGAGAAGATGCTACTATCAATGGTCAAGCCCGATTCTGTTACTTTTATTTGTGTTCTATCTAGCTGTAGCCATTCAAGGCTGGTAGAGGAAGGAGTCCAGATATTCAATTCAATGAGTAAGGATCATCTTGTTGAACCTAATGCTATACATTATTCATGTGTGGTCGATATCTATAGCCGTGCTGGTCGCCTCAATGAAGCATATGAGTTTATACAAAGAATGCCTATGGGACCAACTGCTGGTGCTTGGAAATCACTCCTTGCTGGTTGTAGGGTTTATAAGAATGTGGAGTTGGCAAAAATTTCAGCTAAGAAACTATTTGAGATTGAGCCAAGCAGGTCTAGAGACTATGTTGCTTTATGCAACATTCTTGTTACTGCCAAATTATGGAGTGAAGCTTCAAAAATCAGAATGTTTATGAAAGAGAGTGGAATTACAAAAACTCCAGGATGTAGTTGGCTTCATGTGGGAAATAGAGTTCACAACTTTGTTGCTGGAGACAAAAGTAATATGGAGAATGAtaaaatctag
- the LOC11405866 gene encoding 21.7 kDa class VI heat shock protein: MFYYQNSFSFTIREKASKLSLYTKKPHNFVEKKLMASSNKKFEVILDDQTPNKWCVSLGDETFKRFFSMTNPTVHKVFGDGSLFSPMLFGKFFDPSDAFPLWEFEPDVLLSHVRSSNQTTVDWHHTDEGCMLKAEIPGTGKNNIQVHVDKGKVVEISGQWRQQRDSKTNDWRCGHWWKNGYVRRLEMPEDADWKNIQAFIYNDIFLEIKMPKIKKGSDHAQG; this comes from the exons ATGTTTTATTATCAGAATAGCTTCTCTTTCACTATAAGAGAAAAGGCCTCAAAACTCTCTCTCTATACCAAAAAGCCTCACAATTTTGTTGAGAAGAAATTAATGGCTAGTTCTAACAAGAAGTTTGAGGTGATTTTAGATGATCAAACTCCAAATAAATGGTGTGTTTCATTAGGAGATGAAACTTTCAAAAGATTCTTCAGCATGACTAATCCAACAGTTCACAAGGTTTTTGGTGATGGATCACTTTTTAGTCCAATGTTGTTTGGGAAATTCTTTGATCCTTCTGATGCATTTCCTCTATGGGAGTTTGAGCCAGATGTTTTATTATCTCATGTAAGAAGTTCCAACCAAACCACTGTGGATTGGCATCACACAGATGAAGGCTGTATGTTAAAAGCTGAAATACCAG GAACCGGGAAAAACAACATTCAGGTCCATGTTGATAAAGGGAAGGTGGTGGAAATCAGTGGACAGTGGAGGCAGCAAAGAGACTCAAAGACAAATGATTGGAGGTGTGGTCATTGGTGGAAAAATGGATATGTAAGAAGGCTTGAGATGCCAGAGGATGCAGATTGGAAGAATATACAAGCATTCATATATAATGACATATTCTTAGAAATTAAAATGCCAAAGATCAAAAAGGGTTCTGATCATGCTCAAGGATAA